The following proteins are co-located in the Heliorestis convoluta genome:
- a CDS encoding RCKP-type rubredoxin-like domain-containing protein → MAIYKCEKCGEVIEKRCKPGKCPKCGAVKDELIKQ, encoded by the coding sequence ATGGCTATTTACAAGTGTGAAAAATGTGGAGAAGTCATTGAAAAGCGATGTAAACCAGGCAAGTGCCCGAAGTGCGGTGCAGTCAAAGACGAATTGATTAAACAATAA
- a CDS encoding DUF362 domain-containing protein, with product MMSDVYFISRRAKAGKGLVDKLRLLMDKASLMDVVEPKDLVALKLHFGERGNTGTLRPPFVGAVVDTVRKKEGKPFLTDTNTLYRGSRANAADHLDTAMENGYAYAVVKAPIVIADGLMGKDYRSIPIQGKHLQEVKIASAGLDADAMIVLSHFKGHELTGFGGAIKNLAMGLASRSGKLIQHSDVKPVVGKTCKSCAKCLPWCPVDAISMGEQAVIAGELCIGCGECTLTCPHKAIGINWKQETVLLQEKMAEYAYGAIQDKLKNRKIAFINFVTDVTPECDCCSWSDAPIVADIGILASFDPIALDQACYDLVNEAPGLLNNRIEDRDPAGARKGVDKFRVIHPNVDGTVQLQHGETMGLGNRSYNLIRLPE from the coding sequence ATTATGTCCGATGTGTACTTTATTTCAAGGCGAGCAAAAGCTGGAAAAGGATTGGTTGATAAACTAAGGCTGCTTATGGACAAAGCAAGCTTAATGGATGTAGTAGAGCCAAAAGATCTTGTAGCCCTTAAGCTTCACTTTGGAGAAAGAGGCAATACAGGAACTTTGCGACCTCCCTTTGTAGGTGCTGTTGTTGATACAGTGCGAAAAAAAGAGGGGAAGCCTTTTCTAACCGATACGAACACCTTATATCGTGGCTCTCGAGCCAATGCAGCGGATCATCTTGATACAGCTATGGAAAATGGTTATGCCTACGCTGTTGTCAAAGCACCGATTGTAATTGCCGATGGCCTAATGGGCAAAGACTATCGCTCCATTCCGATTCAAGGAAAGCACTTACAAGAAGTGAAGATTGCATCAGCAGGACTTGATGCCGATGCGATGATTGTACTATCTCACTTTAAAGGCCACGAGCTGACCGGTTTTGGTGGCGCTATTAAAAATTTGGCCATGGGCCTCGCTTCTCGCTCTGGAAAGTTAATTCAGCATTCCGATGTTAAGCCTGTGGTGGGAAAGACTTGTAAATCTTGTGCCAAGTGCCTTCCCTGGTGTCCTGTTGATGCCATTTCTATGGGGGAACAAGCTGTTATAGCAGGTGAGCTTTGTATTGGTTGCGGAGAGTGTACTCTTACCTGTCCCCACAAAGCAATCGGTATTAACTGGAAGCAAGAGACGGTGTTGTTGCAAGAGAAAATGGCAGAGTATGCCTACGGTGCTATTCAAGATAAACTGAAAAATAGAAAAATTGCTTTTATCAACTTCGTAACAGATGTGACGCCTGAATGTGACTGCTGCTCTTGGAGTGATGCGCCTATTGTAGCTGACATAGGAATTCTTGCTTCTTTTGATCCGATTGCGCTCGATCAAGCTTGCTATGATCTAGTGAATGAAGCACCAGGCCTTCTTAACAATCGCATTGAAGATCGCGATCCTGCTGGGGCTAGAAAAGGGGTCGATAAATTCCGGGTGATTCATCCGAATGTTGACGGTACCGTTCAGCTACAACATGGTGAAACCATGGGACTGGGGAATCGATCTTATAATTTGATTCGACTCCCAGAGTGA
- a CDS encoding Fur family transcriptional regulator, whose amino-acid sequence MGVVGTRMTKQKSLILDLVKGTKCHPTADWVYQEARQQIPDISLGTVYRNLNALANQGMIREMNYAGTSSRYDGDVSQHYHFVCQDCGFVYDLPLEPLKAIDDLVENQENHKVAGHRLEFYGRCKSCKIQEKQ is encoded by the coding sequence ATGGGTGTCGTCGGAACACGCATGACCAAGCAAAAATCACTGATTCTAGATCTTGTTAAGGGCACCAAATGCCATCCAACAGCAGATTGGGTATATCAAGAAGCACGGCAGCAAATCCCCGATATTAGTTTAGGAACTGTTTATCGCAATCTGAATGCATTGGCCAACCAGGGTATGATTCGAGAGATGAATTATGCAGGCACTAGTTCTCGTTACGACGGAGACGTATCGCAACATTATCATTTTGTCTGTCAAGATTGTGGTTTTGTCTATGATTTACCGCTAGAACCTTTAAAAGCGATAGACGATCTGGTAGAGAATCAAGAAAACCATAAGGTAGCAGGACATCGACTAGAATTTTACGGAAGATGTAAAAGCTGCAAAATACAAGAAAAACAGTGA
- a CDS encoding DUF4912 domain-containing protein: MGKLPRSYGQNCMGVLVQDLFHIYVYWEITAETREQVLTSRNLDVESPCQIRVQQLMGDSTNLDWQSVYQAELPFGADHWYLSGLVPGTIYRIQIGIQDGEEFKVLLSSEQVHMPPAQSGHRRSWGRAHSIIGGVTPVEVIVPVEEKIETYSSTDLVAEPATAERSA, translated from the coding sequence ATGGGCAAATTGCCACGTTCTTACGGCCAAAATTGTATGGGTGTATTGGTCCAAGATCTATTTCACATCTATGTCTACTGGGAAATAACAGCGGAAACGCGGGAACAAGTTCTCACCAGCAGGAATTTAGATGTTGAATCTCCCTGCCAAATCCGTGTCCAACAACTTATGGGTGACAGTACGAACCTGGATTGGCAGTCTGTATACCAGGCGGAACTTCCTTTTGGTGCTGATCACTGGTATTTAAGTGGTCTTGTGCCAGGTACGATCTATCGTATTCAGATAGGTATACAAGATGGGGAAGAATTTAAAGTTCTGCTCTCTTCAGAGCAAGTTCATATGCCGCCAGCACAAAGTGGACATCGCAGAAGTTGGGGTCGAGCCCACTCGATTATCGGTGGTGTTACGCCGGTAGAGGTTATCGTCCCTGTGGAAGAAAAGATTGAGACGTACAGTTCAACGGATCTGGTTGCAGAACCGGCAACAGCAGAAAGGAGCGCCTGA
- a CDS encoding 1,4-alpha-glucan branching protein domain-containing protein, which yields MKAKGYWALVLHGHLPYVRHPELPEYLEERWFFEAMTECYLPFTDTWLRLREEGLSYRLTFSVSPPLAAMLTDALLQDRYLRYLDKMLLLANKEVERTEGDDNFAPVARLYRDKLERLRSLYRHDWGCQITEAWRSLVQSGHLDLWTSSATHAFLPYASEASWRPQIRTAVDQHKKIFGLAPHGIWLPECAYQPGIERILSQEGLRCFVVDNGAFQRAYPQEANLYQPLHLGDGVSAFARDPETSRQVWDKNSGYPGDYDYREFYRDIGYDLPYDYVAPFLAGPNRSDTGFKYYRITGSGDHKEPYRPDWATHKVATHADNFVFNREAQIDYLQQHNDQPPLVLSPYDAELFGHWWYEGPEFLEALLRRFADGNSTVALMTPRRYLEEHGQGPEGKLHFSTWGEEGFGKVWVNPTNDWIYRHLHQAEKEMVALAEAYPQAKGDMKRALDQAARELMLAQSSDWAFIMYTGTTVEYANRRTIEHLDLFWKLTQSIRQGDIDVITLSKAEWKHPIFPDMDYRNYNKHIFVQADKPRELPLIFTRDEVTAPKGAVWILTWEYPPRVMGGLGRHVADLSEALVAQGVPVRVFTCHVPGCPEKEVINGVIVHRLQVHGRSLQEDFLGWVWQFNFALLDAVLDEVGVEMPAVIHAHDWLVAMAARESQRLLRIPLVTTIHATEHGRQRGIHNDLQRYIHGVEIELVSITDKLIACSQYMTREISSLFGVSPAEIHIIANGVDSHKVLTPQGDASSIASLVDEDDEMIFYIGRLVSEKGVQVLLQALPSILSRRPQARLVIAGKGPMDGELRTWVRQQSLEHRVTFTGFIEDDQRNALLKRANVAVFPSLYEPFGIVALEAMAAGAPVVASDTGGLGEIIRNGENGLKVPPNNAGMLAEAIVQILENRPWAEKMIEQSQKDLQNIYNWSKIALETMAVYSEAIDEADSVRAGLEAKAQRAG from the coding sequence TTGAAGGCTAAAGGATACTGGGCTTTGGTTCTCCATGGTCACTTGCCTTATGTTCGTCATCCAGAATTGCCTGAATATCTGGAAGAACGATGGTTTTTTGAAGCGATGACTGAATGCTACTTGCCTTTCACAGACACCTGGTTACGCTTACGAGAAGAAGGCCTTTCATATCGACTTACTTTTTCGGTCTCGCCACCGCTTGCAGCGATGCTAACAGATGCTTTACTACAAGACCGCTATTTGCGGTATCTAGATAAAATGCTCCTTCTGGCCAACAAGGAAGTGGAAAGGACAGAGGGAGACGACAATTTTGCGCCAGTGGCTAGGTTATATCGAGACAAACTAGAAAGACTGCGGAGTCTCTACCGTCATGATTGGGGTTGCCAGATTACAGAGGCCTGGCGCTCACTCGTACAAAGTGGACATCTCGATCTTTGGACTTCATCCGCGACCCATGCCTTTTTGCCGTACGCGTCAGAAGCGAGTTGGAGACCGCAGATTCGTACGGCTGTAGATCAACATAAAAAAATCTTTGGTCTGGCTCCTCATGGGATCTGGTTACCAGAATGTGCTTATCAACCAGGCATTGAACGTATCTTGAGTCAAGAAGGGTTACGCTGCTTTGTCGTTGACAATGGAGCTTTCCAGCGAGCCTATCCGCAAGAAGCCAACCTCTATCAACCCCTTCATCTTGGGGATGGAGTATCGGCTTTTGCCAGGGATCCAGAGACGTCTCGACAAGTTTGGGACAAAAATTCAGGCTATCCTGGTGATTATGATTACCGGGAGTTTTATCGCGACATTGGCTATGATCTGCCTTATGACTATGTAGCACCTTTTCTAGCGGGTCCCAATCGTTCTGATACGGGCTTTAAGTATTATCGGATTACAGGCTCAGGCGACCATAAAGAACCTTATCGCCCTGACTGGGCGACCCATAAAGTTGCGACGCATGCTGATAACTTTGTTTTTAACAGGGAAGCACAAATTGACTACCTCCAACAACATAATGATCAGCCGCCGCTCGTTCTTTCTCCCTACGATGCTGAACTCTTTGGCCACTGGTGGTATGAGGGTCCTGAATTTCTAGAGGCTTTGTTGCGTAGGTTCGCAGATGGCAATTCCACGGTAGCATTAATGACACCGCGCCGCTATCTAGAAGAACATGGACAGGGACCGGAAGGAAAGCTACACTTTTCTACTTGGGGAGAAGAAGGATTTGGAAAAGTCTGGGTGAACCCTACCAACGATTGGATATATCGCCATCTCCATCAAGCGGAAAAAGAAATGGTAGCTTTGGCAGAAGCGTATCCACAAGCCAAGGGCGACATGAAGCGTGCTTTGGATCAGGCTGCTCGTGAATTGATGCTGGCTCAATCGAGTGACTGGGCTTTTATTATGTATACAGGAACAACGGTAGAGTACGCCAATCGACGCACCATAGAGCATCTCGATCTTTTTTGGAAGCTGACGCAGTCGATACGGCAGGGTGATATCGATGTAATTACATTGTCAAAAGCAGAGTGGAAGCATCCCATATTCCCAGATATGGATTACCGAAATTATAACAAGCATATTTTTGTTCAAGCGGATAAGCCAAGAGAGCTACCTCTCATCTTTACTAGAGATGAAGTAACAGCTCCTAAAGGCGCTGTCTGGATTTTGACATGGGAGTATCCACCTCGTGTCATGGGCGGTTTAGGCCGTCATGTGGCCGACTTAAGTGAAGCTTTGGTCGCCCAGGGCGTACCTGTTCGTGTTTTTACGTGCCATGTACCAGGTTGCCCAGAAAAAGAAGTTATCAACGGTGTGATTGTGCATCGTTTGCAAGTCCATGGTCGTTCTTTGCAAGAAGACTTTCTCGGTTGGGTTTGGCAATTTAACTTTGCTCTCTTAGACGCTGTTCTTGATGAAGTGGGCGTAGAAATGCCTGCTGTGATTCACGCCCATGATTGGCTTGTGGCGATGGCAGCGCGCGAGAGCCAGCGTTTGTTACGCATTCCGCTGGTGACAACCATTCATGCCACAGAGCACGGTAGACAACGAGGCATTCACAATGACTTGCAACGATATATTCATGGCGTGGAAATTGAGCTTGTATCAATTACCGACAAGTTAATTGCCTGCTCTCAATATATGACTCGTGAAATATCTTCTCTTTTCGGTGTTTCACCAGCAGAGATTCATATTATCGCCAACGGTGTAGATAGCCATAAAGTGTTAACACCGCAAGGTGATGCAAGCTCCATTGCTTCTCTTGTTGATGAAGATGATGAAATGATTTTTTATATTGGTCGATTGGTATCTGAAAAAGGCGTGCAAGTACTGCTGCAGGCCTTGCCTTCTATCTTATCTCGCCGACCACAGGCTCGCCTTGTGATTGCTGGTAAAGGCCCCATGGATGGTGAACTACGCACCTGGGTACGTCAACAAAGTTTAGAGCATCGTGTTACTTTTACGGGCTTCATTGAAGATGATCAACGCAATGCTTTGCTCAAAAGAGCCAATGTAGCTGTTTTTCCCAGTCTTTACGAGCCTTTTGGGATAGTAGCGTTAGAGGCCATGGCAGCCGGTGCGCCTGTTGTAGCTAGCGATACCGGTGGGCTTGGAGAAATTATTCGCAATGGTGAAAATGGCTTGAAAGTACCACCGAACAATGCAGGCATGCTTGCCGAAGCAATTGTGCAAATTCTAGAGAATCGTCCGTGGGCAGAGAAAATGATTGAGCAATCGCAAAAGGATCTGCAAAATATTTACAATTGGAGCAAGATTGCTCTTGAAACGATGGCAGTATACAGTGAAGCCATTGATGAAGCTGATTCGGTTCGTGCGGGACTAGAGGCCAAAGCACAAAGAGCTGGATAA
- a CDS encoding M28 family metallopeptidase codes for MVIGKGKGVNPWGERPPRATVDRMSEDSIIEDKSSVETEKQSSSPLSRRNFLLGGATALGLSLTATGWYWGHHLLHGPTSDVMLPIEAMARDGKSASVSGLSGMMEHIATLSQPVYEGRLAGTAGEARAGEYIARLWERWGLEPRGEASTYFQTFPIPPLTIVEEGERARLQAVAGAMKVADNLIGFLPGRDPFLRHEVIILSAHYDHLGQWGDRLYRGANDNGSGIAILLELSRLMVQQRPRRSVAFIAFSGEEAGLFGSRHFTNAPTLSLDQVIGLINLDTVANGRTDEFIYWSSAPLPWQDTIHQVAEACQIRIRHQVTDRNSSDHRPFEEKGVPAITVLSDSWLHKNHTPEDDITLINPEKLQKITDWTYQFIYALADEGDRVGR; via the coding sequence ATGGTGATAGGGAAGGGAAAAGGTGTCAATCCCTGGGGGGAGCGTCCGCCACGAGCAACTGTTGATAGGATGAGCGAAGATAGCATTATTGAGGATAAGAGCTCTGTAGAAACGGAGAAGCAATCTTCGTCGCCACTGAGTAGACGGAACTTTCTTCTCGGAGGAGCTACTGCTCTGGGACTTTCATTGACAGCAACAGGCTGGTATTGGGGTCACCATTTGCTTCATGGCCCTACTTCTGATGTAATGCTACCGATTGAAGCCATGGCACGAGATGGAAAAAGCGCTAGCGTAAGTGGGCTCTCTGGAATGATGGAACACATTGCGACGTTGAGCCAGCCTGTCTATGAAGGCCGCCTAGCCGGTACAGCAGGAGAAGCAAGAGCTGGTGAGTATATTGCTAGACTGTGGGAGCGATGGGGCCTAGAGCCCCGTGGGGAGGCGTCCACATACTTTCAGACCTTTCCGATTCCACCTCTTACGATTGTAGAGGAAGGAGAAAGAGCTAGGTTACAGGCTGTGGCAGGAGCCATGAAAGTGGCTGATAACTTGATTGGATTCTTGCCAGGCCGTGATCCTTTTTTGCGTCATGAAGTCATCATTTTGTCGGCCCATTACGATCATCTAGGACAATGGGGAGATCGTCTCTATAGAGGAGCCAATGACAATGGCAGTGGAATTGCGATTCTATTAGAGCTTTCTCGCCTGATGGTACAGCAGCGGCCTCGAAGAAGTGTGGCTTTTATAGCTTTTTCTGGTGAAGAAGCCGGTCTATTCGGATCACGCCACTTTACCAATGCTCCAACTCTTTCTCTAGATCAAGTCATTGGTCTTATCAATCTAGATACAGTTGCCAATGGTCGAACCGACGAATTTATTTACTGGTCTTCTGCCCCCTTGCCTTGGCAAGATACAATACATCAAGTTGCTGAAGCTTGCCAGATTCGTATTCGCCATCAGGTCACAGATCGCAATAGCAGCGACCATCGGCCTTTCGAAGAAAAAGGCGTACCGGCCATTACCGTTCTTTCTGACAGTTGGCTCCATAAAAACCACACACCAGAAGATGATATAACCTTAATCAATCCCGAGAAGCTACAAAAAATTACTGATTGGACGTACCAATTTATCTATGCACTGGCTGATGAAGGAGATAGAGTAGGCCGATGA
- a CDS encoding ThiF family adenylyltransferase: MISLERYAKQIRFAPIGEEGQKKLEQAKVLIAGMGALGTHLANGLARSGVGFLKVIDRDFVELSNLQRQVLYDEEDVKALLPKAIAAQRKLQKINSQITVKAEVLDLSWSNLQQQVEGMDLILDGSDNFELRFLINDCAIKEGVPWIYAGVTGSQGMAMVIQPQQGPCLRCIMPKPPTPGVMPTCDTAGVLGPTVQMVTAFQTVEALKILTGQKDQVCQGLLTLDLWSARYDMLDMAQARRSNCPTCGNGEFPYLEGKEEMQVTPVCGSNSVQINPAQQKSLNLKELGKRLSTLGELQQNPYLLKFIADGQEMVLFTDGRAMIKGTQDPVKAKSFYSRYVGF; this comes from the coding sequence ATGATAAGCTTGGAGAGATATGCAAAGCAAATTCGCTTTGCGCCCATTGGCGAAGAGGGGCAGAAAAAACTAGAACAAGCGAAGGTGCTTATTGCTGGCATGGGTGCCTTAGGAACCCATCTGGCCAATGGCCTTGCTCGCTCTGGTGTAGGCTTTCTGAAAGTGATCGATCGAGACTTTGTGGAGTTATCGAACTTACAGCGTCAAGTGTTGTATGATGAAGAAGATGTAAAGGCCCTCTTGCCCAAAGCTATTGCTGCTCAAAGAAAGTTACAAAAGATTAACTCCCAGATTACAGTAAAAGCAGAAGTACTTGATCTAAGCTGGTCCAATCTACAACAGCAAGTAGAGGGCATGGATCTGATTCTTGATGGTAGCGATAACTTTGAATTGCGCTTTCTAATTAATGACTGTGCTATCAAAGAGGGAGTTCCCTGGATTTATGCTGGTGTTACGGGCTCGCAAGGAATGGCGATGGTAATTCAACCTCAACAGGGTCCTTGCTTACGTTGCATTATGCCGAAACCACCGACACCCGGTGTAATGCCGACTTGTGATACGGCTGGCGTTCTTGGACCAACGGTACAAATGGTTACAGCCTTTCAAACCGTGGAGGCTTTAAAGATTCTTACGGGACAAAAAGATCAAGTCTGCCAGGGACTTTTGACCCTTGACTTATGGTCCGCTCGCTATGACATGCTTGATATGGCGCAGGCCCGCCGTAGCAACTGCCCCACTTGTGGTAATGGTGAATTTCCTTACCTTGAAGGGAAAGAAGAAATGCAAGTAACGCCCGTTTGTGGGTCCAATTCTGTGCAAATTAATCCGGCTCAGCAAAAGAGTTTGAATCTGAAAGAGTTGGGTAAACGCCTCTCAACCCTTGGAGAATTGCAGCAAAATCCTTACTTGCTTAAATTTATTGCAGATGGTCAGGAAATGGTGCTTTTTACGGATGGACGAGCTATGATTAAGGGAACGCAAGATCCGGTGAAGGCGAAAAGTTTCTATAGTCGCTATGTAGGTTTTTAG
- a CDS encoding UbiX family flavin prenyltransferase, with product MEWIVGITGASGSIYALRLLEVMKKASMRPHLVISAAGDRVIQEETGVTVEELREGCHFYPVYDVGAAIASGSFPTAGMIVIPCSMHTVAALALGLSDNLLTRAADVTLKERRKLIVVPRETPLHVIHLENMAALARAGASLVPAMPAFYQRPQSMDDLVDFVVGKVLDQAGIEHTLYRRWGL from the coding sequence GTGGAATGGATCGTAGGAATTACTGGTGCCAGTGGCTCTATCTATGCGCTTCGGCTTCTTGAAGTGATGAAAAAAGCATCGATGCGACCTCATCTTGTTATTTCGGCAGCCGGTGATCGAGTGATTCAGGAGGAGACAGGGGTTACTGTAGAAGAGCTCCGAGAAGGTTGTCATTTCTATCCTGTTTATGATGTGGGTGCGGCCATTGCCTCGGGTTCTTTTCCAACGGCCGGGATGATTGTAATTCCTTGTTCCATGCATACGGTGGCAGCTCTGGCGCTAGGACTGTCTGATAATTTGCTCACTCGTGCTGCTGATGTGACTTTGAAAGAGAGACGCAAACTGATTGTTGTGCCGAGGGAGACGCCACTTCATGTTATCCATTTGGAGAATATGGCGGCGCTAGCACGGGCCGGTGCCTCTCTTGTGCCGGCGATGCCTGCTTTTTATCAGAGACCACAAAGCATGGACGATCTCGTTGACTTCGTTGTTGGAAAAGTGCTCGATCAAGCAGGGATTGAACATACTCTTTATCGTCGATGGGGCCTTTAA
- the mraZ gene encoding division/cell wall cluster transcriptional repressor MraZ — MFMGEFQHSIDGKGRLFMPARFREALGEKFVSTKGLDGCIFVYPPEEWRRLEEKIKKLPFTRADARSFQRFFFSGAAECELDKQGRFLLPQHLRQYGSLEKDVTIIGVGTRIEIWNQESWQRYNDESNLDFEEVAEKLVDFEL; from the coding sequence ATGTTCATGGGGGAGTTTCAACACAGCATCGATGGGAAAGGGCGGCTTTTTATGCCGGCTCGTTTTCGCGAAGCACTTGGTGAAAAGTTTGTTTCGACCAAGGGCTTAGATGGTTGTATTTTTGTTTATCCGCCTGAAGAATGGCGTCGTCTCGAAGAAAAGATTAAGAAATTGCCTTTTACAAGAGCCGATGCACGGTCTTTTCAACGCTTCTTTTTCTCTGGTGCGGCAGAATGTGAACTGGACAAGCAGGGTCGTTTTTTGCTACCACAACATCTACGACAATATGGGTCGCTAGAAAAAGATGTTACGATTATTGGGGTAGGTACTCGGATCGAGATCTGGAATCAAGAAAGCTGGCAAAGATATAACGATGAAAGCAATTTGGATTTTGAAGAAGTGGCAGAAAAGCTTGTTGATTTTGAATTATAG
- the rsmH gene encoding 16S rRNA (cytosine(1402)-N(4))-methyltransferase RsmH yields the protein MTFQHVPVLLQEALDFLHLQEEGIYVDGTVGGAGHSKAILQALQGRGRLIGLDQDEEALEAARARLSEFASQVRLISSNFRHLRKVIEELGLQGSINGILLDIGVSSYQLDVAERGFSYRFDGPLDMRMNREAALTAAMILNDYEEEELTRVFWKYGEERWSKRIAKKIVDRRKDKPFETTDELVEIVRQAIPAAARQEGGHPAKRVFQALRIEVNDELGALQEGLQGALDVLAPGGRLVVITFHSLEDRMVKQFFAEQAQRCTCPPGLPICACDRKALLKVLTKKPVEASEEELAQNKRAQSAKLRAAQKL from the coding sequence ATGACTTTTCAACACGTACCTGTGCTACTACAAGAAGCTTTGGATTTTTTGCATCTACAAGAAGAAGGAATCTATGTCGATGGAACAGTAGGCGGTGCCGGTCATAGCAAAGCCATCTTGCAGGCGTTGCAAGGTCGGGGTCGTCTTATCGGACTCGATCAAGACGAAGAAGCCTTAGAAGCAGCGCGGGCAAGGCTCTCAGAATTTGCTTCCCAAGTAAGACTGATATCATCGAACTTTCGTCATCTAAGAAAGGTTATTGAAGAGCTGGGCTTACAGGGATCGATCAACGGTATCTTGTTAGATATTGGCGTATCTTCCTATCAACTCGATGTGGCGGAACGCGGTTTTTCTTACCGTTTTGACGGTCCTTTGGATATGCGTATGAATCGAGAGGCTGCTCTAACAGCAGCCATGATTCTGAATGACTATGAAGAAGAAGAACTGACCAGGGTTTTCTGGAAGTACGGTGAAGAACGCTGGAGCAAGCGGATTGCGAAAAAAATTGTGGACAGAAGAAAAGACAAACCTTTCGAGACAACCGATGAATTGGTTGAAATCGTTCGACAAGCCATTCCGGCAGCGGCTCGCCAGGAAGGTGGCCATCCTGCGAAACGAGTCTTTCAAGCTTTGCGCATCGAGGTAAACGATGAACTAGGTGCTTTGCAAGAAGGATTACAAGGCGCCTTGGATGTTCTTGCGCCGGGAGGTCGCCTTGTAGTAATTACTTTTCATTCTTTAGAAGATCGGATGGTAAAACAGTTTTTTGCCGAGCAAGCGCAACGGTGTACTTGCCCACCAGGCCTCCCCATCTGTGCTTGTGATAGAAAAGCCTTGTTGAAAGTCTTAACAAAAAAGCCTGTGGAAGCATCTGAAGAAGAACTGGCTCAGAATAAGCGCGCTCAGAGTGCTAAGTTACGAGCAGCGCAAAAACTTTAA
- a CDS encoding cell division protein FtsL produces MKQATAPILEPREDYSPIGAPQEHRVIVKKRRSRQKQRNLVLAILVLMGCGLLVAGQYAYVAQKGKEVQDIRQALADEKKALGQLQVEINQLESLDRIERIALNQLGMQAPKAAQIVTVRSAATAPVIESSQQKQSYQGSYKVEDEALTVGSNSFLAALSRFFSRLST; encoded by the coding sequence TTGAAACAAGCCACTGCTCCAATCCTTGAGCCAAGGGAGGATTACAGTCCTATAGGCGCCCCCCAGGAGCATAGAGTGATTGTAAAAAAGCGCCGTAGTCGTCAAAAGCAGCGAAATCTTGTATTGGCCATACTGGTATTAATGGGTTGTGGGTTACTGGTCGCTGGGCAGTATGCTTATGTAGCCCAAAAGGGTAAAGAAGTACAAGATATTCGCCAGGCTTTAGCAGACGAAAAGAAAGCTCTTGGGCAGCTGCAAGTTGAAATTAACCAACTGGAATCTTTAGATAGAATTGAAAGAATTGCTTTGAATCAACTGGGGATGCAGGCACCAAAAGCCGCACAGATTGTAACGGTACGAAGCGCTGCTACAGCACCTGTGATAGAGTCGAGTCAACAAAAGCAAAGTTACCAAGGGTCTTATAAGGTAGAGGATGAAGCGCTAACGGTTGGCTCAAATTCTTTCTTAGCGGCACTTTCTCGTTTTTTCAGCCGTTTGTCGACCTAA